The sequence GCAATAGATAAGTCTATGTCTAAACCCCAGTCGAGCAGGATATCAGTTTTAGACTCAGAATTTGAAGATGATTTGATTTCTGTGATCAAAGTGGAGATGGCTCTGTATGAGAACGGAGGTGTCAAGGGCAAGTACCTTTTACAAGTGTACAACACTTTGTTAAATGTTCCTCCCACGAGCGTAGAGTGTGAGAGAGTGTTTTCGTCAGCAGGTTTATTATGCCATCATCTGAGAACCTCGCTGAGTGATGATACTTTAGACGTTCTCTCGATGCTACGATCTCAATATACATCTCTCAagaaaaaatgagatttttaaaATCTTATAACTTTCTTGGGAATATAATAACTTTCTTGATCTCTAATTTAGAAATAATGATTACTGATCTCAATTAATATTCTTTAAAGTTTAACATTACGTTTTGTTTCTATGGTTACTTTACTGGGTAACAAATCTGCAAATTCTGCAATGCAGTATTATTTCCAGAAGaggaatgttttatttttacagtgTTTATTTCGTTGCTAGACTTGATAAGTTCTTATTAGATTCATAAGAAATGCCTTGTATGTCGTTAAATGaatctctattaaagtttgaacTTATAATTTGCAGTTTTCTTACATTTTATATGTAAAACCGAAAAATCACCGAAAAAACCGGAAAACCGGTTTTGCTGCTATACGAAAACCGTAAACCCGGTTTTCGAAAATACTTACGGTTTTGTGACCCCTAGGCACGAACAAAGTGGACCTATTATTGGACACTTCATTGGAGCCACCTAAATGTTCGATTTTCCTATGTATGAAATAATGCTGTTTGTTTTCcttaataaagaaaaataaataaaaagtatcaaaaaatgaatacactacctttattttatataagaataagacttttattttatttagtttagtttagcttAAAATTCTATTGATACTGTGTATCCACTACTGCATGGATTTGTCCTTATTTGCAATAAAGATTTAAGTATTGAGTATGCAAAACATGTTAAAAATGTTGATTATTAGCAAATATCCTGTCCTTCCTCAAGTCACAAATTCTCAATCTATCTCCATATCAATTTCATGTAAGTACTAAATCTATTTAGATGTTTAAGGGTAAAAGTAAACAGACAGACAACCAGTTGTTTTCATATTTATGATATAGTTTATAACATAGTAGTAGTGTAACTACTTAAAagatacaagttaaaatattttctatgaaaataatttgttcGTAGAGTATGATatagttatttaattaaaatatcccTCACCCTTCAGCCGGAGTCAGAATACTCTTAATGAGTTTGATGTAGAACACACAGTCTGCTTTCGGTTTTATCCGAGGCGGGACTCCAAACTCCCCGAACATGACTTTGTAGGATAGGAGAAAGACTGACATTTCCCCAACCAGCATAGACTTGACAGAGGTTTGTAGACCAGGCAACAAATCATTGTCCTTTAAATCCACTATCtgaaataatatacaaaaaaaaaatgattacagtatactacacaaaaaaaatgaaaacagtGCACTAAAGTAAGGTTGCGTAAGAATTTTGTACATTGCCCTTTGCCATCTCTATTTAAACTCAAAATGCTGACTGCAATTAAATTTATTCTACTAATAGTGCAGGGctccatttctcgaagctacaagttacaatttacaagtccggacgaccggtctggctcagtcggtagtgaccctgcctgctgagccgcagTTCTGGGTTTGAATctcagtaagggcatttatttgtgagatgagcaaagatatttgttcctaagtcatagatgttttctatgtataagtatgtatatagtcgcttagcacccatagtacaagctttgcttagtttggggctaagttgatctgtgtacggtgtccccgatatttattttatttatttatttatttacaagtggtagtcaatgtctaatatgacaagttggaaagagacttccgcttgtaacttgtatctttcagttttgagacttttgagaaatgggccccagatgtttctgcttgtcaaaaaaattaaactcaGGATCCTCATCAAACACTAGCAAGATTTAACATTCATTTATCTTCTTGTGCAcagattagttatttttttgtgAAATTAAGGGCAGTTGCTCCtcttaatattatgaaaaacaaaaggAGCAGGTTAAGTGTAACCTGTATGGATAAATAAATGATAGTAAGCTACAAGTAACATATTATAAGAACACAAAGCCAATCATCAAAAATGTATGGGTTACAGTTTTTCTCACCAAAGGCTTGTGCATTTTCCGAACATCAAAAGGTTCTTCCACATCTTCCCAAAATCCAGTATAAGCTATGTGAACCGTGCAACCCTCGTGGAGTGGGAAACCACCGCCTTGCTCCAGAATCTTCTTTTTGACGCAACCATCCGGATCCACTGGTGTCAATTGCTGCTCTAAGGTTTTTAAGCACTTTACTGGCTTCCCAATGTGGTGAAAAATCCGAACATCTTCTCTCTCTGTCTCTAACCCGTGACCCTCTTCCAAATCCTCATTTATGTGAAGTATTGAACCCGTTGTACAAAGTTGTCTGAAAGTTCAAAATTATTCAAAAGAATTATTTGTACAATTTGTAGGTGTGGTGTCAATTGAGAGGAATTAAATTTCCTTTAAAAGATTACTTGCTCTTTAGATACCGCAGGAGTAATGAAATAAGGTAGTACCAAGTACTAACATTATTAATATTCTagaaataaattcaaattacAAACCTCAAATCCAATCCGTTTTCTAAAGCAATACTTGGCATGGAATTGTTTGTAGGCATTttaatatcaactgttcttaaTACACTATATTATTACAACAATTAAAACAATCTTCGGATACGCAAACAgtgcaatacaatacaataaacaaaaATGACGGGAGGCGGACGGGAGTCACCGAGTCAGTATTTTGACAGATTTGAGTATTTGACAGAAGCAGAGCAATGTTGCCAAAAGCATAAAGTTGTAATGCAAGGGTATGTGCCCACGTGCCTCGTGAAATTAACATTGTTTTCCTTATAAaatattagcttttgcccgcggctacgctcgcgttagaaagatacaaaaagtagccaatgtcactctccatcccttcaactatctccacttaaaaaatcacgtcaattcgtcgttccgttttgccgtgaaagacggacaaacaaacagacacacacactttcccatttataatattaagtatggatgtagcttctttttattaaaataatttaatctagcttgtttttattaaaacaatttaatttttgtttagGAGAAAGAGTAATAAACGAAGTTAGTTTATTAAGTACATTAATAATCAAGTACGGTAAACGTACCTGTTATGGGCACTcgtcaaaataatattttcatctAATCGATGTACGAATTTTCCTAATCAATTAACATATCGTATCGTCCATCGAAtcaacttaaaagaaaaaaaaatccggctaaatgcgagtcggactcgcccactgagggttccgtatccgtacaaacttacaaaagtaaaaataatctcttGTGTTTCATATTATAACTTTAAAGATTTgactataatattagtatgttatttagttttttagggataattctttataatgttaaccgatttggacagttttttttctttatttaaaagatattttttaatgtataatctcgtattcatttgaatttagataTAATCCGCAGGGGTGGTTAAATTAAgtgaaaatctgaaaagttttttgtgaattaaaaaaaagtttccaaggtacagacacgattttatttttcctgtaaaatttagcATAAAACTAATATTCTGTAAAAATTTCATagtttttcgttggtaaacttcggagataaggggtaCTGGACCGGtattttcttttacattttccttcataatttttttttttttcaacaaaaaaattataaaaaatagttttgatatgtgcaatttgagctctttctaacgataccccacttgacctagtaacttgacatttacagtttgccctcCTTCTATTTTGCCCATTTTCtataatgaatattaatatatattttttaataatacttTCAGCTTGCAGAGattaaaaatgttcataattGTTCCAAATTAAaactcgagatatttagaaatgtcacagacagacggacagagcgggaTCATAAATCTAGGaacatacaaattaaaaatactcATTCATAAATTCGTCACGCCTCACGCCCTTAAAAGGTTAAGGGCGTGAGGCGTGACGAATTTATTCTTCAATAATTAAATAGGTTTGAAAACTCCTCCCTCACATTCAAACACCATATTTAAGAACGATCTAGTAAGTATGATCATCTTCTTCATTCGGGTCTAGGAATTCAAATTCACTCAGTAATTATGCAATAATTAAAGTCAGTTTTGTATAAATAATGTATATTCAGGCAATTTTCAGAAAAGTCGTCCACACTATACGCTGTTGAAGTAGGCACCTATGCGAAGGAGACAACAGGCGTCTCAAATATCTATACTATTTGTTATCTATACTATTTTTAATTCCTTTACTGTCGTAGTACaggtattaagtatatatataaaacGGTAAATTAAGGCTACAAAAAATGCTCGATTTTTTTGACAAGGATCGGGATATATCATATCACATTAGTACATTTTCTCAATAAACATCGTGTGATCTGAGGATAACTTTCCGCAAAATAGCATATTTATTCGTATCAACATTCGGTAGGTTGCATTGCAGTAGGTGCCtaatctttttttatatataaattaaaatgtattatttttgcTTCAATGATTGACGTAGTACAGCAATGTATGATGATATCAGGTCGTCCATTTTGTATCCTAAAGAGGTTTCGCAAAGAATCTTCGTCCCTCTTAAGAAGTTACCCATAGTCATGTGGAAGAATGTATTCCCAGAGGACCAATTTGAAAGTTGCGAGAAAGGATGCGTCACCAAAAGATCCTGAAATCAAGAAGTCAGTTTATCAGTTATCGTAAATAGGAAAAATTCAAGAGTTCTAATGCCTGATGGTTGATGGTTAATGAACTTACTCGACTTTGAGGATGTATAACGCTGACACCGTTTCTGTTAATCCCAATTACGACCAACTCAGGATAAGATGGGTCCGACGTCTGTTTAACTTCAAAGAATGCAGTTCCAAATGTCGGCAGTTGGTATATTTTCTTCAAAAATTGTTCTTTAGCTTCATTTTCAGTCATAATTCCATGTTTCAAATATGCTGCAGTAATACTCGACTTCCACGACGAGGCCGATTGTATCCTAACCATATCTGGAGGTATAAACTCTTCTAGCATTTGGCCAATTTGTGGTAGCAACGACTGGTCGCTTCCAAACCGTGCTCTGTAAATAAGACTGGCTAAATCAACTAGATCCTGTTTCGAGGTTTTGTGGTAACCTCGCAAGTATTTAGGTAGTTCTTGAGGGAAATAGAATATCTGATCAGCATTCTTGTCTCTGCCAGGAACTGTGTTGATCCAAAGCTTCTTCATAAAGAATATTTGATAATTTAGTTGCAATTGTGATCCagctgaaacaaaataaaatttaactaacAGTATTTCATGAGAAAAATCTAAATATGGACTCGATACAGAGTCGTCAACTTACCAGCGCGAACAGGCCGCGATGCTTTCATCCATTCGACAAGCTCATGCACGAAATCGAAGAAGTAATAATTTTCGGGAACAGAGAATACTTTGTCagttattttgacaaataagCTGAAGCCATCGctgtttttaatatttagtcTTCCAGCAATCTGTTCACAAAGATCTTTCGCTTTAGTTGAAGAATCTACTTCAAATGCTTCATCTGTGTCATCTGGGAAGTACACTTTATGGTATATCTGCATGCTTCGGTGTTGTATCGCTTCAACTTCTACCACATATGGAGCATACATTCTGGGGCCACTCTTTTGTATTCTGAAGACGCGTTTCAGACATTCTTTAGCTATGGGATGTGGTCGAGTTTTCAGGAATTCTACCAACTCTTTTATTAACACCTGTCCAGGAGCAAATACGCCAGTAGCAAGCCACATAAGTTCCCATCCACGTTCTTCACTCAGCTGTATTCTATTATTAGTCAACTGTTTCATGATTTGACAATAAGCTTCATCCCGTAAACCGACGTCGATTCCACTCGATCTGAATATCTCATCCGTATATTCGGTAACGTTTCTCGCTTTCGGTGCTGGCATATCTCCCATGTATTTTAGGATACCGATGAACATAGCGACTGCACATTTTTCAACTTTTTCATCACCTAATAGTTTCTTTAATAATGGTTTTCGAATAGGATCACGAGTGTGCGCCCACAAGTCACCAGTAATTGCCTTCTTAGCTGTAGTTAATGTTGACGTGCTGCGAACTGTGGCGTTTATATCGTAATTTTCTCTAAAGTTATCCTTGGAGTACTTCTCTAAAGTATGCATACGTTTTCTTTGAATAGTATTGTACTTGGACGCTTTTTTATCATTCGTGATATTGCCctttttgaaaatttctaatATTGTATTTGAAGGTACTGACATGGTTGGTAAAATATATACTTGCTCGGTTGGGAAAAGTCCTTCTTGTCCATTGCACGCTCCATGTCCCCAAGTAGCGTTCATTAGAGTTTCCCCAGTACAATCTTGCAAAAGAGTTATAAGATCTCCTTTCTTGTATTGCAAGAATGAGGAGGCGTCACTGTATCCTTGCGCATCACTTTGAGCTACAACAAATATTGACCTCCTTTTCAAACCATCAATCAAGTAGATTATCAATGAACTCATCTCACTAGCATCTACACTTTGGAATACTAATTCTTCCTGTTGTATTGTTCTTAAAGTTATCGTCCCTACGTTGTCATAATCTTTGTCAGCATTGTATGCTACGTAGGTAACCTCAGCAAAGGACATTTCTAGAAGTATGTGTTCTAATTGATCAACAACGTATATTCCAGTCCAATTCACAGCAATTATTACGACATCTTTGTTAATCATTTCTCCTTTAATTTTAATGGCTTCAAAGAATCTGGAGAAAAGCATGGGCCATTTTAATTTCGCAAATATAACTATATCCTCTTTGCATCGCAATGGGTCTATTTTAGACTGAATACTTTGTGAAGACTCAAATGCCTTGGTTACAAGGTGTTCCCATTTGGTCAATGCTACATCATTGGATTGTATAAAATGATTTGGAATATAGTTAACAATAACTTTTCTTAAAACATTAGGATCTATGCGAGGACCGTATTCAATGTAGTGCTGTTGTGCGGCAATAATGGCCAAATCTTTTTCTGCATCACATCTATATTCTCCAAACTTGACGCCTTTAGCGATTTGGTGGTAAATTAAGTTAGTAGCCACAGGATCTTCTGCAGGATTATGCCACGGAGTGAATACTTCTTTTCTATAAAACAGTCTCCATGGGGCACTCTTTTCTGGCGTCCCTTGCTCTTTTGCGAATTGTTCACACTGCGAAATAGCATCCATAATGTGTTCTCCTTCGCTTCCTAACGAGAGCACTTTATCGTAAAGAGTGATATACAATGAGAATCCGAACATATCattcaaattaatattttcagcaATTTGTTGGCTCACCTCCTCAGACGTTGTCGCTGAGTCAGACTGCACAGTTTTTGTAGATTCATCCATTAAAGTTACAGTTAGAAGTATAGGTTTCTTAGTTTTGGTAGCCTGTAATTCTAACCAACTTGGTGGTTGCGCACGAGGACCATTTTTAAACGTTCTTACTAGTCTTCCTTCACAATAAGGAGCATATCCAGGAGGGCCGCTGCGTATAAACGATCTAAGATACTTGACAAATCTTTCGGACGGTGGGAAACATCCAACACACAGAGAGAGCAGAATCCATCCTCTTGCATGAGAGGCTTTAGAAGGATTATTGGTTAGTTGCTTGCATAACTGGCAGAAAATCTCGTCTCTGAAACAAAACACCATATATGTTTAATATTTAGTGATAGTTGATCAAAGAATCCTTACATGGTAAATTATTTGAATTGACTACCTACACTTACCTCAGTtcctttctgatgatgccatggCCTATTATAAAGTGCAGTTTTTCCAAGTTAGTGCTTCTTCGAGCATTCAGCCAAGTGGTATACATATCGTTATTGATTTCATCTTTCATCAAGTTCATCATTAACTCATCGTTGAATTTGTTTTGTCGTTTTAGTGTTTTTTGAATCAGTTTATTTCTGTTGTTGTTACCGCTGTTCATTTCTTTCATCATAAGCTCCTGAAATAATAACATTATCATGTTAGTAAGTATCATCATGTTCATTTACCTATTCTATTATATAACAGGTAATGTAGAATGCATTTATTAAAGAATACCTCAAATTCTTTGCTCTTTTGGAAAGCCCGACCAAGTGTGTCAGACAGTTTGGTCATAACGGGAACATTATCAATTTTATCATCCACATATTTTGGCTCAGACATATCACCCATGAATCTTAATATAGTAATCCACAGAGCATGTGACGCCATCTTGTCCATTGGAGATGGCAATTCCAGCAACGATTGCTTCAAAGGCTTCCTCGAATACTGATGACTAGTATTGCCCAAGAAGTATGTGGCAGCAAATTTTCTAAAGTTGAATTCATCAAATGCCTCTTCTTCCTCTTGTTCTATTGGGAGTGGAATTACGTCTGACACTACTGGCTTGGTAGTCTAAAGAAAACACAAATGTATTAGaatatttgacagacacataaTTTATGCAGATTATTACATGAACAAAAGGTTTACTTACAATTCCATATCTAGGCACGCGTACAGTGCCTGCCGGTGTTGCTGTATCCTTTAAGAATCCAAACACATCATCAACATATCTGTCATCAATAACCGCTGTGCTATGACGCTGGTTTTCTACTGGAACGTCCTTAACAATCCAAATAGACTTCATTAGTTCCGTTACCTTCTTTTCATAATCATCTTCAGCACCTTTAGTATCCGCTTGTCCAGATCGCTCTAGTTCTTCTTTTTCCTTCTTAAATTGTACCAACTTAGCCTTAATTATATGTCCCTTATCTTTAATAAGTTTTCTAATAAGATAGCCTCTGCTGTGCGCTTGGAGTTTCCTAAAGAACTTTCTCATGTTTACGAATGTCTTCCTCAATTCCCTCGATCGAATTACTGCTTGCATTCGCAAATATCCTCTCCTCATTACTAAGTATCTGTTTCTATATCCACGGGCGCGGAAATGTTTTTGCAGCGTGATAGCAGCTTGTCGCATCTTTAAGAACCTCGTCCTGTAAATGAATCTTCTAGCATTGGCTTGTACTTTTATTACTGCATTTATTAACACTTTATGCCTCAATTCTTCTAGTATCGCATCATGCATGTCTTTGAGGAAAACTTTTGTATGGCCAAGCCGGAACTCTTGGTCTTTTAATATTTCTGTGCAAATtttttttgttgcatttttacaGTCTGTTTTCTCAGCTGGTGGTATGTCTGGCACTATAAGCCGGTACCGGTGAACGAATTCTGAATAAGAGTATCGAATCGGAAATCCCGCTTGTCTTATCTTTGCAGTTTCCATTAATCCAGCATATCGTAATTGGCGAACACATAGAGCTCTATCAAATACCTGCAAAAAGAAAagtcaaatataaatatattatgtcaaATGAATAAACTAATTATCATTCGTAGTATTACTTACTCTTGGCTTTTTAAATTCATTGGGTTTGATACACCTGACAAAAAACGGATGACAAGCATACAGAGTTTTCATTAGTGCATCAAGAGATGTTTTAAACTTGTAGCTGAGTGAGACAGTCTTCCGACTGCCACTTTGGGTTGAGGCGGCTTCAGTAACGAACAAACCTTTTAAGAATACGTTACTAGAATCTAGGACCATCTCTTTAACATCTGCTGTCAACAAATCTCTATTTTTATCTAGGaaacctataaaaaaaaattaaggtcaAGTTTTGGAATCACTCTTACAGGCtacaatacagggtgtattttgatagcgggtcagtaagggcagctatgaaatgccgtagtcctacgtgaaaatggtctaaggggagcatccatcgatttcaaattgatgaaaaatggcatttagagattttggaaaaaacatacatggtgcgagaaaaagggaatttttgacgccaatcgatcccattcctatcaagaatcaaaagcttgtatgggaccaaaaaaaaattccggctagaaaagtcacaaatcgcgaaaaacttttcccatacaatttgtatgaaaaaaaatatttttttccacatggTGTTTTaatgatgccaatcgattccattcctattcagtatcgataGTTTCTCTAGGCTCAACTTGCGGTAATGTACTAAAGAGCCACAAATTGAAGAAAACTTTTTCGATATTTTCCCCATAGTAAAATGTAGCCATTGATTTGTGGATTTTTAGTGCATTGCCCTGAGTTGACCCCTaagcaccctgtatgtttttttctcgcaccctgtatgttttttccaaaatctgtaaatgccatttttcatcaatttgagatcgatggatggtccccttagaccattttcacgtaggactacggcatctcatagctgcccttactgacccgctatcaaaatacaccctgtataagtgtATATTTCAACATATTAGATCAATCAATTTAATACCTTTTACTTGGTAAGTGACATCTCCCGCAAAGTGCCTGACCCCAAAACTGTGGTCACGGGATGATTTTGGAGTAATATAGCAACTGTTGTTGCTGTGATTGTTATTAAGCTTGGATAAAAGAGTTACATCAGTCCCTTTTGGAAATTTGGATTCCTCGTCGATGAGCGACAGCAAATTCATTGGCTTAAGCCCAATCATGTCCAAATTATCTTGATTGTCCTTATAATTAATGTTAGTCCAAGTAATACCCTCTTTCTCGTATTGTTCCTGTTCAAGCTTGAAAATATGCCTTACAAAGAACTGTTGCAAGTTTTCGTTGGCGTAGTTGATGCAGAGTTGTTCAAAACTGTTGTTTTCGAAATTTTCAAATCCAAAAATATCTAATATACCAACAGAATTGCTTGACAGCTGCTGATCTTTATGTAACGTTCTGTTAATGACTTCGACGACATATTCGAATATATGACCGTATATGGCTTTAACAAGGGCATCTCGACCTTCTGCGGCTGCAGCCACTGTAAGCGTTGAAACCACTTTGTCCCCTTGTGCGACAAAAGTTTTCCTTGTTAAGGCATCGCAGAGCTTAGTTTTGTTCACCCCTAGGAGTGCTGCAATTCTATTTGCATTTACCGCGTCAGCAACTTCAGAGGAttcaatattattaaaattaaatggttTAAATTTCAGATTACCCAGGTGTAAGATTGCTGCTAGAAGGCTGAAGATTCCCCACACTTCACTGTCCGGGAAGTTCAGAACTTTGAATGCTGATCTAATGTCAGCAAATTCTACGCCATCATTGCGACCGTCAGCTGTTAGCATGTTACCAGAGTTCAAATAGTTGTATTCAGCTGGATGACCCAACTCTAGTTTCTTTTTTTCATCGGCAGCTAATCCAGTCACCAGAGAATAAAATATGTGGTAATTCCTTTCACCCTTGCTTTGAAAGACGATACGCGTTTTTTCCAGTAGATATTGATCTATATTGGCGCCTTCAATGACGCCTTTATTGCTAAAATATATGTTGATATATTTGCCGAATCTAGATGAATTGTCATTTCTAACAGTTTTAGCGTTTCCAAATGCCTCAAGGATCGGATTTGTCTCTTGGATTTGCTGCTCGATCCATGAATGTTTTCCGCTAGCGGCTGCTAGATATTGTAGCAATAATTTTGTACTTTCTGTTTTTCCAGCGCCACTTTCACCActgtaaaaaaatgtaaataaaaaaaattgtattgtaaTTATTTGTTAAGAATGTCATTACTTCCCATTTACAGACATATCATGATACCGCTTCAGTTTTACCACCTACCTCAAAtgaatcgttgacgctacgtggcgatcgaaacgcagtatgGCCACATCTCGGTCACTGGcagtcaaatatatgaaagaagcgcgttcctagcacacattctaagctcgtgtaggtgaacgcgtaccatgcttgtgtgagtgagatatgacaggtcgactgttcgcgtttttgacatgcggtaactgtgaggtaaccgagagggggtgggcggcacattcagcggggagcggtagtggccatactgtacgatagtactctttattatactgtggtatggctacgatacgcttacgaagtgtAAGCGATTgtcacgttggctaggtactctGGGAATCCCCTTATACTTATGTCAATGTTGTCAACATGTCAAGGTACCATATAGTTTACATGATTATGTAtgcactaaaataataaaattcaacATTGAAGTTCTGTGTATACCATTGTGTCACATATTTAATGCCTGTATTGAAGAAGAAACTTTCCCCTTGCAACTTAAGCGGGCAAAAGTAATTCCTTTGCACAAAAAATGTGACAAAACTGATAAAAATAACTACCGTCCTATTTCTCTTTTATCTATACTTTCCAAAGTCTTTGAAAAGGCTATTGCTTCTAGAATTACAGACcatttcaatcaaaataattatttttgctCTCAACAATTTGGTTTTATGCAATACCGGAACGCTACCACAGCGGTCACTGACTTGGTCACAGAAATAATGAATGGTTTGAACCAGAAGAATAAATGCGCTGGGATTTTCTGTGATCTGAGTAAGGCGTTTGACTGTGTCAATCATCAGATACTCATTGACAAATTGCATTACTATGGAATACGTGGTCCAGTTCTGAATCTCCTTA is a genomic window of Leguminivora glycinivorella isolate SPB_JAAS2020 chromosome 6, LegGlyc_1.1, whole genome shotgun sequence containing:
- the LOC125226856 gene encoding myosin-VIIa-like, which codes for MADRIQLSDLVWLKPENATEFDLPIAVKILNSSGDRIQVRDDDGKVFSTSVHNVLKPLHSSSVTGVEDMITLGELQEHTILRNLHLRYNQQLIYTYTGSMLIAINPYEILPIYTMDQIHFYQERGMDEIPPHIFAIGDNSYRELLDTASNQCVVISGESGAGKTESTKLLLQYLAAASGKHSWIEQQIQETNPILEAFGNAKTVRNDNSSRFGKYINIYFSNKGVIEGANIDQYLLEKTRIVFQSKGERNYHIFYSLVTGLAADEKKKLELGHPAEYNYLNSGNMLTADGRNDGVEFADIRSAFKVLNFPDSEVWGIFSLLAAILHLGNLKFKPFNFNNIESSEVADAVNANRIAALLGVNKTKLCDALTRKTFVAQGDKVVSTLTVAAAAEGRDALVKAIYGHIFEYVVEVINRTLHKDQQLSSNSVGILDIFGFENFENNSFEQLCINYANENLQQFFVRHIFKLEQEQYEKEGITWTNINYKDNQDNLDMIGLKPMNLLSLIDEESKFPKGTDVTLLSKLNNNHSNNSCYITPKSSRDHSFGVRHFAGDVTYQVKGFLDKNRDLLTADVKEMVLDSSNVFLKGLFVTEAASTQSGSRKTVSLSYKFKTSLDALMKTLYACHPFFVRCIKPNEFKKPRVFDRALCVRQLRYAGLMETAKIRQAGFPIRYSYSEFVHRYRLIVPDIPPAEKTDCKNATKKICTEILKDQEFRLGHTKVFLKDMHDAILEELRHKVLINAVIKVQANARRFIYRTRFLKMRQAAITLQKHFRARGYRNRYLVMRRGYLRMQAVIRSRELRKTFVNMRKFFRKLQAHSRGYLIRKLIKDKGHIIKAKLVQFKKEKEELERSGQADTKGAEDDYEKKVTELMKSIWIVKDVPVENQRHSTAVIDDRYVDDVFGFLKDTATPAGTVRVPRYGITTKPVVSDVIPLPIEQEEEEAFDEFNFRKFAATYFLGNTSHQYSRKPLKQSLLELPSPMDKMASHALWITILRFMGDMSEPKYVDDKIDNVPVMTKLSDTLGRAFQKSKEFEELMMKEMNSGNNNRNKLIQKTLKRQNKFNDELMMNLMKDEINNDMYTTWLNARRSTNLEKLHFIIGHGIIRKELRDEIFCQLCKQLTNNPSKASHARGWILLSLCVGCFPPSERFVKYLRSFIRSGPPGYAPYCEGRLVRTFKNGPRAQPPSWLELQATKTKKPILLTVTLMDESTKTVQSDSATTSEEVSQQIAENINLNDMFGFSLYITLYDKVLSLGSEGEHIMDAISQCEQFAKEQGTPEKSAPWRLFYRKEVFTPWHNPAEDPVATNLIYHQIAKGVKFGEYRCDAEKDLAIIAAQQHYIEYGPRIDPNVLRKVIVNYIPNHFIQSNDVALTKWEHLVTKAFESSQSIQSKIDPLRCKEDIVIFAKLKWPMLFSRFFEAIKIKGEMINKDVVIIAVNWTGIYVVDQLEHILLEMSFAEVTYVAYNADKDYDNVGTITLRTIQQEELVFQSVDASEMSSLIIYLIDGLKRRSIFVVAQSDAQGYSDASSFLQYKKGDLITLLQDCTGETLMNATWGHGACNGQEGLFPTEQVYILPTMSVPSNTILEIFKKGNITNDKKASKYNTIQRKRMHTLEKYSKDNFRENYDINATVRSTSTLTTAKKAITGDLWAHTRDPIRKPLLKKLLGDEKVEKCAVAMFIGILKYMGDMPAPKARNVTEYTDEIFRSSGIDVGLRDEAYCQIMKQLTNNRIQLSEERGWELMWLATGVFAPGQVLIKELVEFLKTRPHPIAKECLKRVFRIQKSGPRMYAPYVVEVEAIQHRSMQIYHKVYFPDDTDEAFEVDSSTKAKDLCEQIAGRLNIKNSDGFSLFVKITDKVFSVPENYYFFDFVHELVEWMKASRPVRAAGSQLQLNYQIFFMKKLWINTVPGRDKNADQIFYFPQELPKYLRGYHKTSKQDLVDLASLIYRARFGSDQSLLPQIGQMLEEFIPPDMVRIQSASSWKSSITAAYLKHGIMTENEAKEQFLKKIYQLPTFGTAFFEVKQTSDPSYPELVVIGINRNGVSVIHPQSRDLLVTHPFSQLSNWSSGNTFFHMTMGNFLRGTKILCETSLGYKMDDLISSYIAVLRQSLKQK